A genomic stretch from Anaerococcus mediterraneensis includes:
- a CDS encoding DNA topoisomerase 3, whose protein sequence is MKLVIAEKPSVAVTIAKVIGARTRKNGYYEGNGYIVSWCVGHLIQMASPDKIDEKWKKWTIENLPIIPEEYIYEVSKSTKKQYGILKKLLNDKNIDTVINACDAGREGELIFRLVYNQAKCKKKIQRLWISSMENKAIEDGFRNLKDGENFEDLYRSASARAIADWLLGMNLSRLYSCIYKETYSVGRVQTPTLYLIAKRDSEINLFKKQKYYTVDLSYKGLKLVSDRIDKIEVAEQLLNLLEDEIVITEVEDKEISTKPDKPYDLTTLQREANKYFGYSANNTLNLAQSLYEKKLITYPRTDSRYLTDDMVNTMKELLEGLEDDFKINESNFKSIFNSSKVTDHYAIIPTISGIGKDKDLSDKESKIYNLIKNKLLVSCSDNLKESSRKIRYEYDKFNFNASGKTIIDEGYTKYLKTYGKQRQENELPDVKTGDKIKLTSKNISEKFTKAPSHYNEDTLLKAMENAGVESLDKDIEVERKGLGTPATRAGIIENLIHKDLIRRDKKNLLVTEKGNRLVSIVEDKFKSAKTTSEWEMKLSKISSGEVDKEDFLREIEDSIRELVDRYKNNLNE, encoded by the coding sequence ATGAAATTAGTAATAGCAGAAAAGCCAAGTGTAGCAGTTACAATTGCAAAAGTAATTGGAGCAAGAACAAGAAAAAACGGATATTATGAGGGGAATGGATACATTGTTTCATGGTGTGTAGGTCATTTAATTCAAATGGCAAGTCCAGATAAGATAGACGAAAAATGGAAAAAATGGACAATAGAAAATCTTCCTATAATCCCAGAAGAATATATTTATGAAGTATCTAAAAGCACTAAAAAACAATATGGAATTTTAAAGAAACTTTTAAACGATAAGAACATCGACACAGTTATAAATGCTTGTGATGCTGGAAGAGAGGGAGAACTTATTTTTAGGCTTGTATACAATCAAGCTAAATGTAAGAAGAAAATTCAAAGACTTTGGATATCTTCAATGGAAAACAAAGCTATTGAAGATGGCTTTAGAAATCTTAAAGATGGAGAAAACTTTGAAGACTTATATAGATCAGCAAGTGCAAGAGCAATTGCAGATTGGCTGTTGGGAATGAATTTAAGTAGACTTTATTCTTGCATTTACAAGGAAACATATTCAGTTGGTAGAGTACAAACACCAACCCTATATTTAATAGCTAAAAGGGATAGCGAAATAAACCTATTTAAGAAGCAAAAATATTATACAGTTGACCTATCTTATAAAGGATTGAAACTTGTATCAGATAGGATTGATAAAATTGAAGTTGCTGAACAACTATTAAATCTACTAGAAGATGAAATAGTTATTACAGAGGTGGAAGATAAAGAAATAAGCACAAAACCAGATAAGCCTTATGACCTCACTACCTTGCAAAGAGAAGCGAATAAATATTTTGGATATTCAGCAAATAACACTTTAAATCTAGCACAAAGCTTGTACGAGAAGAAGCTAATCACATATCCAAGAACGGATAGTAGGTATTTAACCGATGATATGGTTAATACTATGAAAGAATTATTAGAAGGGCTTGAAGATGATTTTAAAATCAACGAATCAAACTTTAAGTCTATTTTTAATTCATCTAAGGTTACAGACCACTATGCAATTATTCCTACTATATCAGGTATTGGAAAAGACAAAGATTTATCTGATAAAGAAAGTAAAATTTATAATCTAATTAAGAATAAATTACTTGTTTCATGTTCGGATAACTTAAAGGAATCTAGTAGAAAAATCAGATATGAATATGATAAATTTAACTTCAATGCAAGTGGCAAGACTATAATCGATGAAGGTTATACCAAGTATCTAAAGACTTATGGAAAACAAAGACAAGAAAATGAATTACCAGATGTAAAGACTGGAGATAAAATTAAGCTAACTTCTAAAAATATATCTGAGAAATTTACAAAAGCTCCAAGCCATTATAATGAAGATACACTTTTAAAGGCCATGGAGAATGCAGGAGTAGAATCCTTGGATAAAGATATAGAAGTTGAAAGAAAAGGCTTAGGAACGCCAGCAACAAGAGCAGGAATTATTGAAAATCTTATCCATAAGGATCTTATAAGAAGAGATAAGAAAAATTTACTTGTAACAGAAAAAGGCAATAGACTTGTATCGATTGTAGAGGATAAGTTCAAGTCGGCTAAAACAACATCTGAATGGGAAATGAAACTTTCAAAGATTAGCTCTGGCGAAGTAGATAAAGAAGACTTTTTAAGAGAAATAGAAGATAGTATAAGGGAGCTTGTAGATAGGTACAAGAATAATCTAAATGAATAA
- a CDS encoding C40 family peptidase, whose amino-acid sequence MDKKLKKDFQKKIIRNRDAPEKNLESKLVHSDDYTNKIIKTKDRFGDKISEKESKLIHENVLAKDQKQYKLKEFKKAKNKERIRKEVLDNKNKAEETKQANLEIRTDESFKLDEDLDLDFKKVNFDSKNSRNINSNKLTTDDISAKAQPINNKKASSKRQVLKNYEDKLIHSKDKFQDKINEREFKRIQTSEDKPIEAKKSKRIYRKDKLVKDEVSKNESNTNIDKKQKQKLYQEKRFRDKEKISKEIDKESKLSEADTEKTSDNPDFKDNNLEFRKDEKETSLKPSEQKKVNKKKTYYKRKNYESDKFTRKKIDDLKNESKKVTRKDSKKAQDVKDFISDKKIGELEKSKSKLKDNILKNKTKGSLSSGVLLSGAKSSELVRDYLSSGSDNTGVESGEKVANVSSKLQHGIRKYKLDKKKKSLKKLSKLDKKIRKRKSKLEFKSGLEDLKKSDAYIKKNRFKKFYQRKQMKSMIAKKHETRLVDRVKKAILSLGKASKELIVRKSKMVLFLVIGLGLMLSIMIGGGSVGMSGLSNSVNSVMTTTYLSQDTVLSEVNQEFSSMEYDLQSQIESVKTSHPGYDEYIINKEGEIGHNTHELLSYITSRCGEVKSASEVKGILKDLFDKMYKLDFKEEIEIRTRTVARTRYDSRGNPYTSYEKEEYEYKKLIVTLKKREMDEVVREIFKDYPDNVVHYEALLEAKGNMGDVFGSGNGDLGEIVDNPNFGNPGLAFDSATAKALFNEAEKHIGKRYVFGASGPSNFDCSGFVCWSFTKSGVKKMPRTTAWRIYKDYCNPVSPSEAQPGDIIFFHSTYNSGTPISHVGIYAGNGMMIHAGDPIQYTSINSKYWKSHFYGFGRPR is encoded by the coding sequence ATGGATAAAAAACTAAAAAAAGATTTTCAAAAGAAAATTATACGAAATAGGGACGCTCCTGAAAAGAATCTTGAAAGTAAACTTGTTCATTCAGATGATTATACCAATAAGATTATTAAGACTAAGGATAGGTTCGGAGATAAAATTTCAGAAAAAGAATCTAAACTTATTCATGAGAATGTATTAGCTAAAGATCAAAAACAATATAAACTAAAAGAATTTAAGAAGGCTAAAAACAAGGAAAGAATTAGAAAAGAAGTTTTAGATAATAAGAATAAGGCTGAAGAAACAAAACAAGCTAATCTTGAAATAAGGACAGATGAAAGCTTTAAACTTGATGAAGACTTAGATCTAGACTTTAAAAAAGTAAATTTTGATAGTAAAAACAGTAGAAATATTAATTCTAATAAATTAACAACAGATGATATTTCAGCTAAGGCTCAACCAATAAACAATAAGAAGGCATCAAGTAAAAGACAAGTTCTCAAAAATTATGAGGATAAACTTATCCATAGTAAGGATAAATTCCAAGACAAAATTAACGAGAGAGAGTTTAAGCGAATCCAGACAAGTGAAGATAAACCTATTGAAGCAAAGAAAAGTAAGAGAATATATAGAAAAGATAAGCTTGTTAAAGATGAAGTAAGTAAGAACGAAAGTAATACTAATATCGATAAAAAGCAAAAGCAGAAGCTTTATCAAGAAAAGAGGTTTAGAGATAAGGAAAAAATTTCTAAAGAGATAGATAAAGAAAGTAAGCTAAGCGAAGCTGACACAGAAAAAACTTCTGATAATCCTGATTTTAAAGACAATAATCTTGAATTTAGAAAAGATGAAAAGGAAACAAGCCTTAAACCTTCAGAACAAAAGAAAGTTAATAAAAAGAAGACCTACTACAAAAGAAAAAATTATGAAAGTGATAAATTCACTCGTAAGAAAATCGATGACTTAAAAAATGAATCTAAGAAAGTTACAAGAAAAGATTCTAAGAAGGCACAAGATGTTAAAGACTTTATCTCAGATAAAAAGATTGGAGAACTTGAAAAGTCTAAAAGCAAGCTAAAGGATAATATCTTAAAGAATAAAACTAAAGGAAGTCTATCCTCTGGGGTTTTATTGTCTGGAGCTAAGTCATCAGAGTTAGTGAGAGATTATCTAAGTTCAGGATCTGACAATACTGGTGTAGAATCTGGAGAAAAGGTCGCTAATGTAAGCTCTAAACTCCAGCATGGAATAAGGAAGTATAAGTTAGACAAAAAGAAAAAGTCCTTAAAAAAATTATCTAAACTTGATAAGAAAATAAGAAAGAGAAAAAGCAAGTTGGAGTTTAAAAGTGGATTGGAAGATTTAAAAAAGTCAGATGCCTATATAAAGAAAAATAGATTTAAGAAGTTTTACCAAAGAAAGCAAATGAAGAGCATGATAGCTAAAAAGCACGAAACAAGACTTGTAGATAGAGTTAAAAAAGCTATTTTAAGTTTAGGTAAGGCTTCTAAAGAGCTAATCGTAAGAAAAAGTAAGATGGTTCTATTTCTAGTAATAGGACTAGGTCTTATGCTATCAATCATGATTGGTGGCGGAAGTGTTGGTATGAGTGGACTAAGTAACTCAGTAAACTCAGTAATGACAACAACATACCTATCACAAGATACAGTTCTAAGTGAAGTTAATCAAGAATTTTCATCAATGGAATATGACCTACAATCACAAATAGAAAGTGTAAAAACAAGTCATCCTGGATATGACGAATATATCATAAACAAAGAAGGAGAAATTGGTCATAATACCCATGAACTTTTATCCTATATAACTTCAAGATGTGGAGAAGTAAAATCAGCGTCTGAAGTAAAAGGAATTTTAAAAGATCTTTTCGATAAGATGTATAAACTTGATTTTAAAGAAGAAATTGAAATTAGAACAAGAACAGTAGCAAGAACTAGATATGATAGTCGTGGCAATCCTTATACTAGCTATGAAAAAGAAGAGTACGAATATAAAAAGTTAATTGTAACTTTAAAGAAAAGAGAAATGGATGAAGTTGTTAGGGAAATATTTAAAGATTATCCAGACAATGTAGTTCATTATGAAGCTCTTCTTGAAGCTAAGGGAAATATGGGAGATGTTTTTGGATCAGGTAATGGGGACTTAGGAGAAATAGTAGATAATCCAAACTTTGGAAATCCTGGTCTTGCTTTTGATTCAGCTACTGCCAAAGCCTTATTTAATGAAGCAGAAAAACATATAGGCAAAAGATATGTGTTTGGAGCAAGTGGACCATCTAACTTTGACTGCTCAGGTTTTGTATGTTGGTCATTTACAAAGTCTGGTGTAAAGAAAATGCCAAGAACAACTGCATGGAGAATATACAAAGACTATTGTAATCCAGTAAGTCCAAGTGAAGCTCAACCTGGAGATATTATATTTTTCCACTCAACATATAACAGTGGAACTCCAATATCTCACGTAGGAATATACGCAGGTAACGGAATGATGATTCACGCAGGAGATCCAATTCAATACACATCAATAAATTCAAAATATTGGAAATCACACTTTTATGGTTTTGGAAGACCAAGATAG
- a CDS encoding leucine-rich repeat protein, with protein sequence MKKFNTNRLRAFFMALLLILTSTVHTSAFAKSDVTWTEDDFMYSSEGNIIAFSDKGLEKKEKTNVLVFPEGTKSINGNYSLSHSNDELRYKREFGRGKHWDKVIIPDSVKHLGYAAFYDASIDEVKLSNSLTYLGGLAFFNCGLREVTLPNTLVNIEHNAFERNNLQEITIPKSVKTIEQYAFSRNKLHTVKVLGNPNINSKGVFHNQEVEYRPKQNPFYENHFGFNGNQGFKSIPNGLRFENGEFVFDKNVDSVELEFDYNNDLYQGKMTIYNPNKYSIDTQTDLTGQDIDEKDNKIDDLTKNIKDLENQIKDLNDKKQEDQSKIDELKKKLESCKDNGEKLKQEKAKLEEEIRDKDNKIVQLNKEIEELKNSNNDELIAEITQLKDELKRLQDENAKLKEDYSSTKWELESEKEKTDKNENKIKEMQEKLESLEGELAKKTKEIEDKDNKIKDLEKALDEKDNKIKELENKKKKTENSKSECFEKIEELQKAIDSLKESSENTKKELEEKIKKLEEKQKASEEEIKKLKEDLDKKIEEAKKLIEEANKKAKEELEKQTKDEKDKNLNQDLSKKLDELLKLQKENKEKKEDKKSQDKKWDELLKADDKNILNQFDLNKMKKQEEQQGKKQVKDEKEFAVFQVDKNFYNIINKDGKTTVYMDVKTYVDQGRTMIPVRYIAYTLGFNVEYDNSTREAIFSNKENNILAKKTLRLNIDTGVMKDSDGKVYNSDVKPVIINGRIHASISNIAKAFGASHGDIKDGKNQTIEWDNARKAVYVFKNVK encoded by the coding sequence ATGAAGAAATTTAATACGAACAGACTAAGAGCCTTTTTTATGGCTCTTTTATTAATTTTGACATCAACTGTGCATACAAGTGCATTTGCAAAGTCTGATGTTACTTGGACGGAAGATGATTTTATGTATTCCTCTGAGGGAAATATAATAGCCTTTAGTGATAAGGGCTTAGAAAAGAAAGAAAAGACAAATGTTCTAGTATTTCCTGAAGGAACGAAATCTATAAATGGAAATTATTCTTTAAGTCATTCAAACGATGAACTTAGATATAAAAGAGAATTTGGACGTGGCAAACATTGGGATAAAGTAATTATTCCTGATTCTGTTAAGCATTTAGGTTATGCTGCCTTTTACGATGCAAGTATAGACGAGGTAAAACTATCAAATAGTCTAACTTATCTTGGTGGTTTAGCATTTTTCAATTGTGGACTTAGAGAAGTGACTTTACCTAATACTTTGGTAAATATTGAACATAATGCTTTTGAAAGAAATAACCTTCAAGAAATAACTATACCGAAGTCTGTGAAGACAATTGAACAGTATGCTTTTTCAAGAAATAAACTGCACACTGTAAAAGTTTTAGGCAATCCAAATATTAACAGTAAGGGAGTATTCCATAATCAAGAAGTTGAGTATAGACCAAAACAAAATCCATTTTACGAAAATCATTTTGGTTTCAACGGAAATCAAGGATTCAAATCTATTCCTAATGGATTAAGGTTTGAAAATGGAGAGTTTGTCTTTGATAAGAACGTAGATAGTGTAGAACTTGAATTTGATTATAACAATGATTTGTATCAAGGAAAGATGACTATATACAATCCAAATAAATATTCCATTGATACTCAAACAGATTTAACAGGACAAGATATTGATGAAAAGGACAATAAGATTGATGATTTAACTAAAAATATTAAGGACTTAGAAAATCAGATCAAAGACTTAAATGATAAGAAACAAGAAGACCAATCAAAGATAGATGAATTAAAGAAAAAGTTAGAATCTTGTAAAGATAACGGAGAAAAACTAAAACAAGAAAAAGCTAAGTTAGAAGAAGAGATTAGAGATAAAGATAATAAGATTGTTCAATTGAATAAAGAAATTGAGGAACTTAAAAATTCTAACAATGATGAACTAATAGCAGAAATTACTCAGCTTAAAGATGAATTAAAAAGATTACAAGATGAAAATGCAAAACTAAAAGAAGATTATTCATCTACAAAATGGGAGTTAGAATCTGAAAAAGAAAAGACCGACAAAAACGAAAATAAAATCAAAGAAATGCAAGAAAAGCTCGAGTCTTTAGAAGGAGAACTAGCAAAGAAGACTAAAGAAATAGAGGATAAAGATAATAAAATTAAGGACTTAGAAAAAGCCCTTGATGAAAAAGATAATAAGATAAAAGAATTAGAGAATAAAAAGAAAAAAACAGAAAATTCTAAGTCAGAATGCTTTGAGAAGATTGAAGAGCTTCAAAAGGCTATTGATAGTTTAAAAGAATCTTCTGAAAATACAAAAAAAGAATTAGAAGAGAAAATTAAAAAACTAGAAGAAAAACAAAAAGCTTCTGAAGAAGAAATTAAAAAGCTAAAAGAAGATTTAGATAAGAAAATTGAAGAAGCCAAGAAGTTAATCGAGGAAGCAAATAAAAAAGCAAAAGAAGAACTTGAAAAACAAACTAAAGATGAAAAAGATAAAAATCTAAATCAAGACTTATCTAAAAAATTAGATGAACTTCTAAAACTCCAAAAAGAAAACAAAGAGAAGAAAGAAGATAAGAAATCTCAAGATAAGAAGTGGGACGAACTTTTAAAAGCTGATGACAAGAACATTCTAAATCAATTTGATCTTAACAAGATGAAAAAGCAAGAGGAACAACAAGGTAAAAAACAAGTTAAAGATGAAAAAGAATTTGCAGTTTTTCAAGTAGACAAAAACTTTTATAACATTATCAACAAAGATGGTAAGACAACAGTATATATGGATGTAAAAACTTATGTGGATCAAGGAAGAACTATGATTCCAGTGAGATATATTGCTTATACTCTAGGCTTTAATGTTGAGTATGACAACTCTACTCGTGAAGCTATTTTCTCAAATAAAGAGAATAATATCCTAGCTAAAAAGACATTAAGACTAAATATTGATACTGGTGTTATGAAAGATTCAGATGGAAAGGTCTACAATTCAGATGTTAAGCCAGTGATTATAAATGGAAGAATTCATGCTTCAATTTCAAATATTGCCAAAGCTTTTGGAGCAAGTCATGGAGATATTAAAGATGGCAAAAACCAAACAATAGAATGGGACAATGCTAGAAAAGCAGTTTATGTATTTAAAAATGTAAAATAA
- a CDS encoding DNA cytosine methyltransferase, with protein sequence MNKVKILELFGGIGAIRKAFINLKIPYEVVDYVEIDKACVKSYNALYGESYKPKSVVGYKAPNEKIDLIMHGSPCQDFSRIGKKQGGVKNSGTRSSLLFETIRIIKEMKEKPKWIIWENVKGVLDRNMRDSFFIYLKELENLGYESKYEILNAMDFGIPQKRERIFVVSYLGSNNFSFNKLESKETRPLSEFLEKNVSELYTMTQPYMLKFLNKGIDNSFKGRLKVIKDFSYTISTKQMRVPNSGIIDIGNGKYRYLTERECLRLMGFDDRDIDKLEEVHPRRKNCTSSKLYKQAGNSIVVNILMAIIKEIHRMEV encoded by the coding sequence ATGAATAAGGTAAAAATATTGGAGCTTTTCGGTGGCATAGGTGCTATTAGAAAGGCTTTTATTAATTTAAAGATACCTTATGAAGTTGTTGATTATGTAGAAATAGATAAGGCTTGTGTTAAATCATACAACGCACTTTATGGAGAAAGTTATAAGCCAAAATCAGTAGTAGGATATAAAGCTCCTAATGAGAAGATAGACTTAATTATGCATGGAAGTCCTTGCCAAGACTTTTCAAGAATAGGAAAAAAGCAAGGAGGAGTAAAGAATTCAGGAACTAGATCAAGCTTACTATTTGAAACAATTAGAATAATTAAAGAAATGAAAGAAAAACCTAAATGGATAATTTGGGAAAATGTAAAGGGAGTCCTTGATAGAAATATGAGGGACTCCTTTTTTATTTATCTAAAAGAGTTAGAAAACCTTGGATATGAAAGCAAATATGAAATCTTAAATGCAATGGACTTTGGGATACCTCAAAAAAGAGAAAGGATATTTGTTGTTTCATATCTCGGATCAAATAACTTTTCTTTTAATAAATTGGAGAGTAAAGAAACAAGACCACTAAGTGAATTTTTAGAAAAGAATGTAAGTGAACTTTATACCATGACTCAACCTTATATGCTGAAATTTTTAAATAAAGGCATAGATAATAGTTTTAAAGGGCGACTAAAAGTGATTAAAGATTTTTCTTATACTATTTCTACAAAACAGATGAGAGTACCCAATTCTGGAATAATAGATATTGGAAATGGTAAATATAGGTATTTAACAGAAAGAGAATGTCTAAGACTCATGGGTTTTGATGATAGAGATATAGACAAACTAGAAGAAGTACATCCAAGAAGAAAGAATTGTACCTCAAGTAAACTATATAAGCAGGCCGGCAATTCTATTGTGGTTAATATTTTAATGGCGATTATAAAAGAAATTCATAGAATGGAGGTATAA
- a CDS encoding CD1107 family mobile element protein: MNMSIKRGVAIALLLFTFTVPATTFAMTNEGQIESQNESIYEPQKEEFEKMLKDDVFTPSKEEIPYQDVPRIPGNTSEANKPSNNPPKKTPLVKGGNTKAVNNLATQENKARGSVIENVDRNGKDITPSGDTEKDKENPVDVRQFLTFQTKSGKTMHLIVDHSSNQDNVRLLTEVGEQDLLNMIESEDKNTIKVEEPKKEEVKKEEPKTVPVKEEKKSGIGSFLIVALVIGGVIGAGYYFKVVKAKEDKMLEDFEEDDKDYISESEDESDNEESNEESLDEDDEDELL; encoded by the coding sequence ATGAATATGAGCATTAAACGAGGAGTAGCCATAGCGTTACTCCTTTTTACATTTACAGTACCAGCAACTACATTTGCAATGACAAATGAAGGGCAAATAGAAAGTCAAAACGAATCAATCTATGAACCACAAAAAGAAGAATTTGAAAAAATGTTGAAAGATGATGTTTTTACACCATCAAAAGAAGAAATTCCTTATCAAGATGTTCCAAGAATACCAGGAAATACAAGTGAAGCAAATAAGCCTTCAAATAATCCTCCAAAGAAAACCCCACTTGTAAAAGGTGGTAATACAAAGGCAGTAAATAATCTTGCGACACAGGAAAATAAAGCAAGAGGTTCAGTAATTGAAAATGTAGATAGGAATGGAAAAGATATAACACCAAGTGGAGACACAGAAAAAGATAAAGAAAATCCAGTAGATGTAAGACAATTTTTAACATTTCAAACTAAAAGTGGAAAAACTATGCACCTAATAGTGGATCACTCATCAAACCAGGATAATGTAAGATTATTAACAGAAGTAGGAGAGCAAGATCTACTTAATATGATTGAATCAGAAGATAAAAACACTATAAAGGTTGAAGAGCCTAAGAAAGAAGAAGTAAAAAAAGAAGAACCTAAGACTGTTCCAGTAAAAGAAGAAAAGAAAAGCGGGATAGGTTCATTTCTAATTGTTGCACTTGTAATTGGAGGAGTTATAGGAGCGGGATATTATTTTAAAGTAGTTAAAGCAAAAGAAGATAAAATGTTGGAAGACTTTGAAGAAGATGATAAGGATTATATTAGTGAGTCAGAAGATGAATCTGACAATGAAGAAAGTAATGAAGAATCTTTAGATGAAGACGATGAAGATGAACTATTATAA
- a CDS encoding VirB4-like conjugal transfer ATPase, CD1110 family, translating into MKQRKKQISDLNLREKQLKKDRKEVRRLKTKKDPTNSLLSVLLKKEKKRFTVEDTIPYIRMLPEGICQLDEKNYSRTISFQDINYQLALEEDRDLIFNQFANFLNSFDPSVHIELSYVNQLGRNRDLQDAIKIADKGDFYDDVRKEFREMLKLQLAKGNNGLKKMKYITFTTEADNLEQARAKLNRLEVDILSNFKSMGVRAESLDGEERLRLVHDMLNPDKNFDFSYKDLKKKESTKSHITPNIFNFAPANNFKFGKFIGVVSHFQILASELSDRMLSEFLDIDDSIYVAFHIDVVEQAEAIKLIKRKNTDLDRMKIEEQKKAVRAGYDMDIIPSDINTFGADVKSMLSDLQNRDERLFVVSIVMMNFARTNQKLENTIAQISSIANRHNCQVKRLSHQQEQGLVSVLPLGVNQVEIKRFLTSSSTAVFMPFTTEELFIDSANSLYYGLNALSQNLIMADRKKLKNPNGLILGTPGSGKSFSAKREMANAILVTDDDVIICDPEGEYSNLVKQFNGEVIKVSAKSKDYLNPLDINMNYGDGDAPLKDKANFIMSMLELVVGGSGLTAAEKSVIDRCLPKIYQKYFEDPKPENMPILGDLYDMLLSQEEGVGRKLATEMEIYVKGSLNVFNNRSNVDLNRQLLCFDIKELGTQLKKIGMLVIQDQVWNKVSLNRGSKSTRYYIDEFHLLLKDPQTASYSVEIWKRFRKWGGIPTGITQNVKDLLTSQEIENIFDNTDFVLMLNQASGDRDILAKKLKISPYQLNYITNSNAGEGLLFFGNTIVPFIDKFPKDTMLYKLMTTKPEEAK; encoded by the coding sequence TTGAAGCAAAGAAAAAAGCAAATCAGCGACTTAAATCTAAGGGAAAAACAATTAAAAAAAGACCGAAAGGAAGTAAGAAGGCTAAAAACAAAGAAAGATCCAACAAATAGTCTTCTAAGTGTACTTTTAAAGAAAGAGAAAAAGAGATTTACTGTTGAAGATACAATTCCCTATATAAGAATGTTACCAGAGGGCATTTGCCAGTTAGATGAAAAAAATTATTCAAGGACAATTTCATTTCAAGATATAAATTACCAGTTGGCATTGGAAGAAGATAGAGATTTAATCTTTAACCAATTTGCCAACTTTTTAAATTCTTTTGATCCAAGTGTACACATCGAACTTTCGTATGTAAATCAATTAGGAAGAAATAGAGACCTACAAGATGCAATTAAAATTGCTGATAAGGGAGATTTCTATGACGATGTAAGAAAAGAGTTTAGGGAGATGTTAAAGCTTCAACTTGCAAAGGGCAATAACGGACTTAAAAAGATGAAGTATATAACCTTTACAACAGAAGCCGATAATCTAGAGCAAGCAAGAGCAAAGCTAAATAGACTTGAAGTGGATATTTTATCTAACTTTAAATCTATGGGAGTAAGAGCAGAGAGTCTTGATGGCGAAGAAAGGTTAAGACTTGTTCACGATATGTTAAATCCAGACAAAAACTTTGATTTTTCATATAAAGATTTGAAGAAGAAAGAGTCTACAAAGTCACATATAACTCCCAATATCTTTAATTTTGCACCAGCAAATAATTTTAAATTTGGGAAATTCATTGGAGTAGTAAGTCATTTTCAAATACTTGCAAGTGAGTTATCAGATAGAATGTTATCTGAGTTTTTAGATATTGATGACAGTATTTATGTAGCTTTTCATATAGATGTAGTTGAACAAGCAGAAGCCATTAAACTCATTAAGAGAAAAAACACAGACTTGGATAGAATGAAAATTGAAGAACAAAAGAAAGCAGTTCGTGCTGGATATGATATGGATATTATTCCATCAGATATAAATACCTTTGGTGCTGATGTTAAGTCCATGTTATCTGACTTACAAAATAGAGATGAAAGGCTCTTTGTAGTTAGCATAGTAATGATGAATTTTGCTAGAACTAACCAAAAGTTAGAAAACACTATTGCTCAAATTTCATCAATTGCAAACAGACATAATTGTCAGGTAAAAAGATTATCTCATCAACAAGAGCAAGGACTTGTTTCTGTCTTACCTCTAGGAGTTAATCAAGTCGAGATAAAAAGATTTTTAACTTCATCATCAACGGCAGTATTTATGCCTTTTACAACAGAAGAGCTATTTATTGATTCGGCAAATTCTTTGTACTATGGCTTAAATGCCCTTAGCCAAAACTTGATTATGGCAGATAGGAAGAAACTAAAGAACCCTAACGGACTAATATTAGGTACACCAGGTTCTGGTAAATCTTTCTCAGCAAAGAGAGAGATGGCAAATGCAATTCTTGTCACAGATGATGATGTAATTATTTGTGATCCTGAAGGTGAGTATTCAAACCTTGTAAAACAATTTAATGGAGAAGTTATTAAAGTTTCAGCAAAGTCAAAGGACTATCTAAATCCACTAGATATTAACATGAACTATGGAGATGGGGACGCACCTTTAAAAGATAAGGCAAACTTCATAATGTCTATGCTTGAACTTGTAGTAGGAGGATCTGGTCTTACTGCTGCAGAAAAATCTGTTATAGATAGGTGCTTACCAAAGATATACCAAAAATATTTTGAAGACCCAAAACCAGAAAACATGCCAATATTAGGAGATTTATACGATATGCTCCTATCTCAAGAAGAGGGAGTTGGTAGAAAACTAGCAACAGAAATGGAAATTTATGTAAAAGGAAGTCTTAATGTATTTAATAATAGGTCAAATGTTGACCTAAATAGGCAACTGCTCTGTTTTGATATAAAAGAGCTAGGAACACAACTTAAAAAAATAGGTATGCTTGTAATTCAAGACCAAGTTTGGAACAAGGTTTCCCTAAATAGAGGAAGCAAGTCTACAAGATACTATATAGATGAGTTCCACCTTTTATTAAAAGACCCACAAACTGCTTCATATTCAGTAGAAATCTGGAAAAGATTTAGAAAATGGGGAGGTATTCCAACAGGTATAACTCAAAACGTAAAAGACCTTTTAACAAGTCAGGAAATTGAAAATATCTTTGATAATACAGACTTTGTTCTAATGTTAAATCAAGCATCTGGAGATAGGGATATTCTTGCTAAGAAATTAAAAATATCACCTTATCAGTTAAACTATATTACTAATTCAAATGCAGGTGAGGGACTATTATTCTTTGGAAATACTATTGTTCCATTTATTGATAAATTCCCTAAAGACACCATGCTATATAAGCTAATGACAACAAAACCAGAAGAAGCTAAGTAG